In a genomic window of Rhodovulum sp. P5:
- a CDS encoding TIGR02281 family clan AA aspartic protease, translated as MSGDDIGRLIYLVLLGSAIGGYFLVANRNRLGHAARHALLWGLIFLGVIAGIGLWSDIRQQVLPRQAVFSEDARVEVPRAPDGHYYVTILVNGNPVRFVVDTGATDVVLTQKDARRVGLDPAKLNYFGEARTANGAVETAPVRLREMRLGAITDRDVRAYVNSGEMRESLLGMGYLNRFERIEVVRDRMILTR; from the coding sequence ATGTCGGGCGACGACATCGGACGGTTGATCTATCTTGTGCTTCTGGGCTCGGCGATCGGGGGCTACTTCCTTGTGGCCAACCGTAACCGCCTGGGTCATGCGGCGCGCCACGCGCTGCTTTGGGGGCTGATCTTTCTGGGCGTGATCGCGGGGATCGGGCTGTGGTCCGACATCCGTCAGCAGGTCCTGCCGCGTCAGGCCGTCTTTTCCGAAGACGCCAGGGTGGAGGTGCCGCGCGCGCCGGACGGCCATTATTATGTGACGATCCTGGTGAACGGAAACCCGGTGCGCTTTGTCGTGGATACCGGTGCAACCGACGTCGTCCTGACCCAGAAGGATGCGCGCCGCGTGGGGCTCGACCCCGCCAAGCTGAACTATTTCGGCGAGGCCCGGACAGCAAACGGCGCCGTGGAAACCGCCCCCGTTCGGCTAAGAGAAATGCGCCTTGGCGCCATCACCGACCGGGACGTGCGCGCCTATGTCAATTCTGGCGAGATGCGCGAGTCGCTGCTGGGCATGGGATACCTGAACCGGTTCGAGCGGATCGAGGTGGTGCGCGACCGGATGATCCTGACGCGATAG
- a CDS encoding DNA polymerase III subunit chi, with protein sequence MGAALFYHLTRRPLEATLPVLLEKSLAQGWRVVVRGTDEARLDWLDERLWMGEGFLPHGRAGRGFDADQPVLLTTGADAPNNPLCVMAVDGAAVAPEEAGALERVCILFGGNDPAAVEHARGQWRALTGAGVTAQYWSEESGRWQKKAESGGA encoded by the coding sequence ATGGGGGCCGCGCTTTTCTATCACCTGACGCGCCGCCCGCTTGAGGCGACCTTGCCGGTTCTTCTGGAAAAGTCGCTGGCACAGGGCTGGCGCGTGGTGGTCCGCGGGACGGACGAAGCGCGGCTCGACTGGCTGGATGAACGGCTTTGGATGGGCGAGGGGTTCCTGCCGCACGGGCGCGCGGGTCGGGGGTTCGACGCCGATCAGCCCGTCCTGCTGACGACCGGTGCGGACGCCCCCAATAACCCGCTTTGCGTGATGGCCGTGGACGGGGCCGCCGTTGCTCCGGAAGAGGCGGGCGCCCTTGAACGGGTGTGCATTCTCTTCGGCGGCAACGATCCCGCGGCGGTTGAGCATGCCCGCGGCCAGTGGCGGGCCCTGACCGGGGCGGGCGTGACGGCGCAATACTGGTCTGAAGAGTCGGGGCGGTGGCAGAAGAAGGCGGAAAGCGGCGGCGCCTGA
- a CDS encoding leucyl aminopeptidase, giving the protein MSTPIAISFAETDLDAIDAATGRVAVFVGEDGKLDPSARRVNKLIRGALSRFVESPAFEKMSPGDVTSLAYPAQLDVEAVDVVRLEKRPGADVARKAGAALAKLMKGGDVLLLAGSNAGAADIAFGFALRAYTFDAHKSAEPTVPGKVRVMATKPEEVAAAAGPMAALAEGVFFTRDLVNEPANILTTDDFAARLAAMQELGLEVEILEEEDLRKLGMRTLLAVGQGSESPSKVVVMRWNGGEKDAAPLALVGKGVVFDTGGISIKPAAGMEEMTMDMGGAAVVSGVMRALALRKAKANVVGLVGLVENMPDGKAQRPGDIVKTMKGDTVEVINTDAEGRLVLADVLWYAQERFAPAAMIDLATLTGAIIIGLGNYNSGVFSNDDDLCNAFLAAAAKEGEGAWRMPLGDAYDRLLKSQLADMKNVGGRAGGSITAAQFLQRFVKDDCPWIHLDIAGVARVSEETALAPKGATGWGVLTLDRLIADRFEA; this is encoded by the coding sequence ATGAGCACACCCATCGCCATCAGTTTTGCCGAAACCGATCTTGACGCGATCGATGCGGCGACGGGCCGTGTGGCCGTCTTCGTGGGAGAGGATGGCAAGCTCGACCCCTCGGCGCGGCGGGTGAACAAGCTGATCCGCGGCGCCCTTTCCCGGTTTGTCGAAAGCCCCGCCTTCGAAAAGATGTCGCCCGGTGATGTCACGTCGCTGGCCTATCCGGCCCAGCTTGACGTGGAGGCGGTGGACGTTGTCCGGCTGGAAAAGCGGCCGGGGGCTGACGTGGCCCGCAAGGCGGGCGCAGCGCTGGCAAAACTGATGAAGGGCGGGGATGTATTGCTGTTGGCGGGGTCGAATGCGGGGGCTGCCGATATCGCCTTTGGCTTTGCCCTCAGGGCCTACACCTTCGATGCGCACAAGAGCGCCGAGCCGACCGTACCGGGCAAGGTCCGCGTGATGGCCACGAAACCCGAAGAGGTCGCCGCCGCCGCCGGCCCGATGGCAGCCCTGGCCGAGGGGGTGTTCTTCACCCGCGATCTGGTCAACGAACCGGCCAACATCCTGACAACGGACGACTTTGCCGCGCGGCTTGCCGCGATGCAGGAACTGGGGCTTGAGGTCGAGATCCTTGAGGAAGAGGACCTGCGCAAGCTCGGCATGCGGACGCTTCTGGCCGTGGGACAGGGCTCGGAAAGCCCGTCCAAGGTTGTCGTCATGCGCTGGAACGGTGGCGAAAAGGATGCCGCCCCGCTGGCGCTGGTCGGCAAGGGGGTCGTGTTCGACACTGGCGGCATCTCGATCAAGCCTGCCGCCGGCATGGAAGAGATGACCATGGACATGGGCGGCGCGGCGGTCGTGTCCGGCGTCATGCGGGCGCTGGCCCTGCGCAAGGCCAAGGCGAATGTCGTGGGTCTGGTCGGGCTTGTCGAGAACATGCCCGACGGCAAGGCACAGCGCCCCGGCGATATCGTGAAGACGATGAAGGGCGACACGGTCGAGGTCATCAACACCGATGCGGAGGGCCGACTGGTTCTGGCCGATGTCCTTTGGTACGCGCAGGAGCGGTTCGCCCCCGCCGCAATGATCGACCTGGCCACCCTGACCGGCGCGATCATCATCGGGCTGGGCAACTACAATTCCGGGGTCTTTTCCAACGACGACGATCTCTGCAACGCGTTCCTTGCCGCCGCGGCGAAGGAGGGCGAAGGCGCGTGGCGCATGCCGCTGGGCGATGCCTATGACCGGCTGCTGAAATCGCAACTGGCCGACATGAAAAACGTGGGCGGGCGGGCCGGGGGCTCCATTACCGCGGCGCAATTCCTGCAGCGCTTCGTCAAGGACGACTGCCCGTGGATCCATCTCGATATCGCCGGTGTGGCCCGGGTGTCGGAAGAAACCGCCCTTGCCCCCAAGGGCGCGACCGGGTGGGGCGTTCTGACGCTGGACCGTTTGATTGCGGACCGTTTCGAAGCCTGA
- the lptF gene encoding LPS export ABC transporter permease LptF: MPRFDRYLLGQLILLFGFFGLVLMSIYWINRGVVLFDRLISDGQSAFVFMEFVALTLPNVTRLVLPIAAFAATLYAVNRMNRESELVVMQAAGCSPWRLARPILMFGCLVALIMAVLTHFVVPASRAQLKLREDEISQNISGRLLVAGQFLHPIDGITIFIRKIEAGGEIHDLYLSDLRTEPGTNTAYTAKRAFLTRDEAGPALVMFDGMAQSLNEADQRLSLISFENFVFHLGNLIETRGQRTLPIETLSTATLLKADPKVIRRVGESRAAFLYEGHARTAQPLLAVAGALIGYGALMLGAYSRFGLGRQVGVAIVLLLALQLLDNTGGELARRDAHLWPLTYMAPLAGMAVGALLIFAATRRWARPSERRGASA; this comes from the coding sequence GTGCCGAGATTCGACAGATACCTGCTCGGGCAGCTGATCCTTCTGTTCGGCTTCTTCGGACTCGTGCTCATGTCGATCTACTGGATCAATCGTGGCGTGGTGCTGTTCGACCGCTTGATCTCCGATGGCCAGTCGGCATTCGTCTTCATGGAATTCGTTGCCCTGACGCTCCCGAATGTCACGCGCCTCGTCCTGCCGATAGCGGCCTTTGCTGCCACGCTTTATGCCGTGAACCGCATGAACCGCGAAAGCGAACTGGTGGTGATGCAGGCCGCGGGGTGCAGCCCGTGGCGCCTTGCCCGTCCGATCCTGATGTTTGGATGCCTCGTCGCGCTGATCATGGCTGTGCTGACGCATTTCGTCGTGCCCGCAAGCCGCGCACAGCTCAAACTCCGCGAAGACGAGATTTCCCAGAACATCTCCGGCCGGTTGCTGGTGGCCGGGCAGTTCCTGCACCCCATCGATGGCATCACGATCTTCATCCGCAAGATCGAAGCGGGTGGTGAAATCCACGATCTCTATCTGTCCGACCTGCGGACCGAGCCGGGCACAAACACGGCCTATACCGCGAAACGGGCGTTTCTAACCCGGGACGAGGCCGGACCGGCATTGGTGATGTTCGACGGGATGGCCCAGTCACTGAACGAGGCCGACCAGCGCCTGTCCCTGATATCGTTTGAGAATTTCGTCTTCCACCTTGGCAACCTGATTGAGACGCGCGGGCAACGGACCCTGCCGATCGAGACCCTTTCGACGGCCACCCTGCTGAAAGCCGATCCCAAGGTGATCAGGCGCGTCGGCGAATCCCGGGCCGCCTTTTTGTATGAGGGCCATGCCCGCACCGCCCAGCCGCTGCTGGCCGTGGCCGGGGCGCTGATCGGCTATGGTGCCCTGATGCTCGGCGCATATAGCCGGTTCGGGCTTGGGCGGCAGGTGGGCGTTGCCATCGTGCTGCTGCTGGCGCTGCAGCTTCTGGATAATACCGGGGGTGAACTGGCACGCCGGGATGCGCATCTCTGGCCATTGACCTATATGGCGCCCTTGGCGGGCATGGCCGTCGGCGCGCTGCTGATCTTTGCCGCAACCCGCCGCTGGGCACGGCCATCCGAACGGCGCGGGGCCAGCGCATGA
- a CDS encoding MarC family protein: MDTTFYIGAFVTLFVIVDPVGLAPLFVAITQGMDGAARRAIAFRAAAIAVGLLTLFGIFGEQVLAFAGISMPAFRIAGGILLFLTALEMLFERRAKRREDQAHDDRPDPSVFPLATPLIAGPGAMATMILLNGEVGRDPLAMVLIHLAMLAVIGVVLLLFLSAGLMERALGRTGINVVTRLLGMLLAALSVQFVLDGLRDFGLAP; the protein is encoded by the coding sequence ATGGATACAACCTTTTACATCGGCGCCTTCGTCACGCTTTTCGTGATCGTCGATCCCGTGGGGCTCGCGCCGCTTTTCGTGGCCATCACGCAGGGCATGGACGGCGCCGCCCGCCGCGCCATCGCGTTTCGAGCGGCGGCCATTGCCGTTGGGCTTCTGACGCTCTTTGGCATTTTCGGCGAACAGGTTCTGGCCTTTGCCGGGATCTCGATGCCCGCCTTCCGCATAGCGGGCGGGATCCTTCTGTTCCTGACCGCCCTTGAGATGCTGTTCGAGCGACGCGCCAAGCGGCGCGAGGATCAGGCCCATGACGACCGGCCCGATCCCTCGGTCTTTCCGCTGGCCACGCCGCTGATTGCCGGGCCGGGCGCGATGGCCACGATGATCCTGTTGAACGGAGAGGTTGGCCGCGACCCGCTTGCCATGGTCCTGATCCATCTGGCGATGCTTGCCGTGATCGGTGTCGTGCTGCTGCTGTTTCTGTCGGCCGGGCTGATGGAGCGTGCCCTTGGCCGAACCGGAATCAATGTGGTGACGCGGCTTCTGGGCATGTTGCTGGCGGCCTTGTCGGTACAGTTCGTGCTCGACGGGTTACGGGATTTCGGCCTGGCCCCGTGA
- the lptG gene encoding LPS export ABC transporter permease LptG, translating into MTLHLYLARKYTLTLVAIIGLFGAILVLLGMVDELRNFDIGTITFSDALRLTALKVPADLYLILPLIALLATLSMFLGLARTSELVVTRASGRSALRSVIAPAATAFTYGVIAVAIFNPIVAVTSTKYELLSNRFKDGEVNILSVSDEGLWLRQASPKGQTVIRAARANAEGTQFFDVTFLNFSKDGTPIWRIEATRADLTPQGWDVRDAKRWDLDRDIPNPEAAATVEEHLVVPSDLTRQRIRDSFASPNAVSIWDLRDFIGELDRAGFAALPHRVWFQMELALPLMMVAMVLVGAALTMRHVRFGKTGPVVVLAFTLGLTLFFLRNFAQVMGENGQIPVALAAWSPPAAGILMALGLLLHLEDG; encoded by the coding sequence ATGACCCTGCATCTCTACCTTGCCCGAAAATACACGCTGACCCTGGTCGCCATCATCGGTCTGTTCGGCGCGATCCTCGTCTTGCTGGGGATGGTCGATGAACTGCGCAACTTCGATATCGGCACCATCACCTTTTCCGATGCCTTGCGCCTTACCGCGCTCAAGGTTCCGGCAGACCTTTACCTGATCCTGCCGCTGATCGCCTTGCTGGCCACGCTTTCGATGTTCCTCGGGCTCGCGCGGACATCGGAACTTGTCGTCACGCGCGCCTCCGGACGGTCGGCCCTGCGCAGCGTGATCGCCCCCGCGGCGACGGCATTCACCTACGGCGTGATCGCAGTGGCGATCTTCAACCCGATCGTGGCCGTCACCTCGACCAAGTACGAACTTCTGTCGAACCGGTTCAAGGATGGTGAGGTCAACATCCTGTCGGTCAGCGACGAAGGCCTCTGGCTGCGGCAGGCCAGTCCTAAGGGACAAACGGTGATCCGCGCCGCCCGCGCAAACGCGGAAGGCACCCAGTTCTTCGATGTGACGTTCCTGAATTTTTCCAAGGACGGAACGCCGATCTGGCGCATCGAGGCGACGCGCGCTGATCTGACCCCGCAAGGCTGGGACGTGCGCGATGCCAAACGCTGGGACCTTGACCGGGACATCCCCAACCCCGAGGCCGCCGCGACCGTGGAAGAGCACCTTGTCGTGCCGTCCGACCTGACGCGCCAGCGCATTCGCGACAGCTTCGCCAGCCCGAACGCCGTTTCGATCTGGGATTTGCGCGACTTCATCGGCGAACTGGACCGCGCCGGTTTCGCCGCCCTGCCCCACCGGGTCTGGTTCCAGATGGAACTCGCGCTGCCGCTGATGATGGTGGCCATGGTGCTTGTCGGAGCCGCGCTGACCATGCGCCATGTCCGGTTCGGCAAGACCGGCCCGGTCGTCGTGTTGGCCTTCACCCTTGGCCTGACGCTCTTCTTCCTGCGCAACTTCGCGCAGGTGATGGGCGAAAACGGTCAGATCCCGGTGGCGCTTGCAGCGTGGAGCCCCCCGGCCGCCGGCATTCTGATGGCGTTGGGGCTGTTGCTGCATCTGGAGGATGGCTGA
- a CDS encoding VOC family protein encodes MIIPARRYRNPEAALAFLAGVLGLDEHAVYRDEYGALVHAELRIGDGVVMIGPWGRGAFDDHMIDPKDTGGRETTTIYAVIPDVADRYERAKDAGAEIVLPYDAHDHGGHSFSVADPEGHMWTFGDYDPLAGR; translated from the coding sequence ATGATCATACCGGCGCGACGCTATCGAAACCCGGAGGCTGCGCTTGCCTTTCTGGCGGGCGTGCTGGGGCTGGACGAACATGCCGTCTATCGTGATGAGTACGGGGCGCTGGTCCATGCGGAGCTGCGCATCGGCGATGGGGTCGTGATGATCGGGCCTTGGGGGCGTGGCGCCTTTGACGACCACATGATCGACCCCAAGGACACAGGCGGGCGTGAGACGACGACGATCTATGCCGTGATTCCGGATGTGGCTGACCGCTACGAACGTGCGAAGGACGCCGGGGCCGAGATCGTTCTGCCCTATGACGCGCACGATCATGGCGGGCACAGCTTTTCGGTTGCCGATCCAGAGGGCCATATGTGGACCTTCGGCGACTACGACCCGCTGGCCGGGCGGTGA